A portion of the Lolium rigidum isolate FL_2022 chromosome 1, APGP_CSIRO_Lrig_0.1, whole genome shotgun sequence genome contains these proteins:
- the LOC124669111 gene encoding wall-associated receptor kinase 2-like, whose protein sequence is MTRLGCPGKCGNVNIPYPFGIGKGCFQEPFNVTCNEGEAYLASTGVRVLDINLNLGEIRVLNPHIAWKCNYANGTNSSGLAGLSLDPFHKFSDTKNKLISIGCDTLGFIVGSGMGKNQLDYYAVNTCYSYCTDASSVDDSTECSGLGCCQTTFPGNISSFNTTTSPLLDNSTIKAFSPCSYSFVVEDGWFKFEPSFASSTNFPSKYTNGVPLVLDWVVGNGSCTEASRMGPQYACQAMNSECVNVSNGPGYRCNCSQGYEGNPYLQGGCQDINECESPDQSLYPCKGNCRNTIGSYTCLCSSGFRSDDPKSIPCIRVNPNKAQNIAIGISVSVVFLTVCIFALHAEYQKRKLKKEKERFFDQNGGQILYHQIMSKQVDTLRIFTQEELKKATNDFDENRELGRGGHGTVYKGILKDDRVVAVKRSKLMNMAETDEFVQEIIVLSQTNHRNVVRLLGCCLEVEVPILVYEYISNGTLFDFIHHNSTSPSLDTRLRIAQESAEALAYLHLSTNHPIVHGDVKSMNILLDDSYMAKVTDFGASRTLPKDEVQFMTLVQGTLGYLDPEYLQERQLTDKSDVYSFGVVLLELITGKTAIYHDGPKQGKSLVSSFLLAMKEGDLEGILDASIMRAEMETLLGEVAELGRMCLAASGEDRPSMTEVADQLKALRSTWREKLVMEHTALERLAVHLSSVAPSPWDPPLSSSFSTVPQMTGIGMETPR, encoded by the exons ATGACACGGCTTGGCTGCCCAGGAAAATGTGGCAACGTCAATATCCCGTACCCGTTTGGCATCGGAAAAGGTTGCTTCCAAGAACCCTTCAATGTCACGTGCAATGAAGGCGAGGCGTATCTAGCCTCAACCGGTGTTAGGGTACTGGACATCAATCTTAACCTGGGTGAGATCCGTGTTCTGAACCCACACATCGCATGGAAATGCAATTACGCCAATGGCACCAATAGCAGCGGTTTGGCTGGCTTAAGCCTTGATCCTTTTCATAAGTTTTCCGACACCAAGAACAAGTTGATTTCAATTGGGTGTGATACGCTTGGATTCATCGTGGGATCCGGCATGGGCAAGAACCAGCTTGACTACTACGCTGTCAACACATGCTATTCATACTGCACTGACGCAAGTAGCGTTGATGATAGCACAGAGTGTTCTGGACTGGGTTGCTGCCAGACCACGTTTCCAGGAAACATCAGCTCCTTTAACACCACAACCTCACCATTACTAGACAACTCTACCATCAAGGCTTTCAGCCCATGCAGCTACTCATTCGTTGTTGAGGACGGCTGGTTCAAGTTTGAACCTTCGTTTGCTAGCTCTACAAATTTTCCCAGTAAATATACAAATGGGGTTCCTCTGGTGCTTGATTGGGTTGTTGGCAATGGAAGTTGTACCGAAGCCAGCAGGATGGGACCACAGTATGCCTGCCAAGCTATGAATAGTGAATGTGTTAATGTATCCAATGGCCCCGGTTACCGCTGCAACTGCTCTCAAGGTTATGAGGGCAATCCCTACCTACAAGGAGGGTGCCAAG ACATCAACGAGTGTGAATCTCCAGATCAGTCCTTGTATCCTTGCAAAGGTAATTGCAGAAACACCATTGGAAGCTACACCTGTTTATGCTCATCAGGATTCAGGAGCGATGATCCAAAGAGCATACCATGCATTCGAGTTAACCCAAACAAAGCTCAGAACATCGCCATAG GCATATCCGTGAGTGTCGTCTTCCTCACGGTCTGTATCTTTGCACTCCATGCCGAGTATCAGAAAAGAAAGCTGAAGAAAGAGAAGGAAAGATTCTTCGATCAGAATGGTGGTCAGATATTATACCATCAAATTATGTCAAAACAAGTCGATACATTGAGGATATTCACGcaagaagaactgaagaaggcCACAAACGATTTTGATGAGAACAGAGAACTGGGAAGGGGCGGTCACGGCACTGTCTACAAGGGCATTCTCAAGGATGACAGGGTAGTAGCTGTGAAACGCTCAAAGCTCATGAACATGGCCGAAACTGATGAATTCGTGCAGGAGATTATTGTACTTTCACAGACCAACCACCGGAATGTTGTCAGGCTTCTAGGGTGCTGCTTGGAGGTGGAGGTCCCCATACTGGTCTATGAATACATATCGAACGGCACTCTCTTCGACTTTATCCATCATAACAGCACATCTCCCTCACTGGATACCCGTCTCAGGATCGCTCAAGAATCAGCAGAAGCACTAGCCTATCTGCATCTGTCGACAAACCACCCTATAGTCCATGGAGATGTTAAGTCCATGAACATTCTCTTGGATGACAGCTACATGGCGAAAGTGACCGATTTTGGCGCATCAAGGACGCTCCCCAAGGATGAGGTTCAGTTCATGACATTGGTGCAAGGGACCTTGGGTTACCTAGACCCTGAGTACTTGCAGGAGCGGCAACTCACGGACAAGAGCGACGTTTACAGCTTCGGGGTTGTGTTGCTGGAGCTGATCACGGGGAAGACGGCGATCTACCACGACGGCCCCAAGCAAGGCAAGAGCTTGGTGTCATCCTTCCTACTCGCCATGAAGGAGGGAGACCTCGAGGGTATCCTTGATGCGAGCATAATGCGCGCTGAGATGGAGACGCTGCTGGGAGAAGTCGCAGAGCTGGGTAGGATGTGCTTGGCTGCCAGTGGCGAAGATAGGCCTTCCATGACAGAGGTGGCTGATCAGCTGAAGGCCCTGCGAAGCACCTGGAGGGAAAAACTGGTAATGGAGCATACCGCACTGGAGCGCTTGGCCGTGCACTTGTCATCTGTAGCTCCGTCACCTTGGGACCCTCCATTGTCGAGTAGCTTCTCAACGGTCCCGCAGATGACTGGAATAGGCATGGAGACACCCAGATGA